From one Lycium barbarum isolate Lr01 chromosome 6, ASM1917538v2, whole genome shotgun sequence genomic stretch:
- the LOC132643932 gene encoding 11S globulin seed storage protein Ana o 2.0101-like: MEAKMVYEGEGGGYYAWCPNEFEALWRHNVGAVKLFLSTNGLALPCYSDSPKVAYVLQGGGVAGVVLPGKEEKVVAIRKGDAIALPVGVVTWWYNKDATELEILFLGDTKTATKLGSFKDIFTGFLPEFVCRAWNLKESVLRTLIGPQLAKSIIKLDPGFEMLEPKQDQRDGMLLNCEEAASSTVRVRYVGGIIADRHIEAGELFVVPRLLKVLIITDPDGMEWFSIVTNEKPNHYFSLGFWGLLTEASIPMSSSSPGCS; encoded by the exons ATGGAGGCGAAGATGGTGTACGAAGGAGAAGGTGGTGGATACTATGCCTGGTGTCCCAATGAGTTTGAAGCGCTATGGCGCCACAATGTAGGTGCTGTAAAGCTTTTTCTTTCCACCAACGGCCTTGCTTTGCCTTGCTACTCTGATTCTCCCAAGGTTGCTTATGTTCTTCAGG GTGGCGGTGTCGCTGGTGTTGTACTTCCTGGAAAAGAAGAGAAAGTAGTAGCCATTAGAAAGGGCGATGCTATTGCGCTTCCTGTTGGAGTTGTCACTTGGTGGTACAATAAAGATGCTACAGAACTGGAGATACTCTTTCTCGGTGATACCAAAACTGCAACTAAATTGGGTTCATTCAAGGACATTTTTACTGGTTTTTTGCCTGAGTTTGTTTGCAGAGCATGGAATCTGAAAGAAAGTGTTTTGAGAACTCTCATTGGTCCGCAACTTGCCAAGAGTATCATCAAGCTTGACCCAGGCTTTGAAATGCTGGAGCCTAAGCAGGACCAAAGAGATGGCATGTTACTCAACTGTGAGGAAGCAGCCTC CAGCACAGTGAGGGTGCGTTATGTGGGTGGTATCATCGCTGACAGACACATCGAAGCTGGTGAATTGTTTGTTGTTCCAAGGTTACTTAAGGTGTTGATAATTACTGACCCTGATGGCATGGAATGGTTCTCTATTGTCACCAATGAAAAG CCCAACCACTATTTCTCACTCGGCTTTTGGGGCCTCCTTACAGAAGCCTCTATTCCCATGAGTTCAAGTTCTCCTGGCTGCTCTTAA